Proteins encoded in a region of the Prochlorothrix hollandica PCC 9006 = CALU 1027 genome:
- a CDS encoding thiamine phosphate synthase, whose amino-acid sequence MDDRQGQTQGQTQLYQPALYRILDANLDRVREGLRIIEEWCRFGLNHTDLTAECKALRQETAQWHHAALRAARDTATDPGTRLTHAQEAERSSIQQVLQANFCRVEEAMRVLEEYGKLYDGKMGSTFKQLRYRVYQLESQILSHERSQKLLRSQLYLVTSPVANLEATVEAALQGGLALVQYRAKDEDDVTRMAKATQLRELCHRYGALFIVNDRVDLALAANADGVHLGQQDVPLALARQVLGPNRLVGRSTTNPDELQRAIAEGADYVGVGPVHETPTKPGKAAAGLDYVRYAAEHCPIPWFAIGSINPTNLREVLESGGQRVAVVRSIMEADQPTLVTQYFLSQLQRH is encoded by the coding sequence CAGCTTTACCAACCGGCTCTGTACCGCATCTTAGATGCCAACCTCGATCGAGTGCGGGAAGGACTACGGATCATTGAAGAATGGTGTCGTTTTGGCCTGAACCACACCGATCTCACCGCAGAGTGTAAAGCCCTGCGCCAGGAAACCGCCCAATGGCACCATGCCGCCCTGAGGGCCGCCCGGGACACTGCCACGGATCCCGGCACCCGTTTAACCCATGCCCAAGAAGCCGAACGCAGCAGCATCCAGCAGGTGCTCCAGGCCAACTTTTGCCGGGTGGAAGAAGCCATGCGGGTCTTGGAGGAATATGGCAAGCTCTACGATGGCAAGATGGGGTCCACCTTTAAGCAGTTGCGTTACCGGGTTTATCAACTGGAGAGCCAGATCCTGTCCCATGAACGCTCCCAAAAACTCTTGCGATCGCAGCTCTACCTGGTCACTAGCCCAGTAGCCAACCTAGAGGCAACGGTGGAAGCAGCCCTTCAGGGGGGTCTGGCCCTGGTGCAATATCGAGCCAAAGACGAAGACGACGTAACCCGCATGGCCAAGGCCACCCAACTGCGGGAATTGTGCCATCGCTATGGTGCGTTGTTCATTGTCAACGATCGCGTAGACCTGGCCTTGGCTGCCAATGCCGATGGGGTGCACTTGGGGCAACAGGATGTGCCCCTGGCCCTAGCGCGGCAAGTGCTGGGTCCTAACCGTCTGGTGGGGCGCTCCACCACCAACCCCGACGAATTGCAGCGGGCGATCGCCGAGGGAGCCGATTATGTGGGGGTGGGACCCGTACACGAAACCCCCACCAAACCCGGTAAAGCCGCCGCTGGTCTCGACTATGTGCGCTATGCCGCCGAACACTGCCCCATTCCCTGGTTTGCCATCGGCAGCATCAACCCCACCAATCTGCGGGAGGTGCTGGAGTCCGGTGGCCAGCGGGTAGCCGTGGTGCGCTCAATCATGGAAGCCGACCAGCCCACCTTAGTCACCCAATATTTCCTATCCCAGTTACAACGCCACTGA